The following are encoded in a window of Fischerella sp. PCC 9605 genomic DNA:
- a CDS encoding D-alanine--D-alanine ligase family protein produces the protein MTKLRVGLLFGGCSGEHEVSISSARAIAKALSAGQNASKYEILPFYIQKDGRWLAGDVPQQVLESGKPQQLPDSASDPQLKSDSSQLSVTNTQSLSRWQSLSQVGEVEVWFPILHGPNGEDGTIQGLLTLMQVPFVGSGVLGSALGMDKIAMKMAFAQAGLPQVKYKVVNRCQIWSNPCIFPKLCDEIEATLDYPCFVKPANLGSSVGIAKVRSRQELEAALDNAASYDRRIIIEAGVVARELECAVLGNDQPKASVVGEITYKSDFYDYETKYTEGKADLVIPAPVPDIVTRQIQEMALQAFAAVDAAGLARVDFFYVEATGEVLINEINTLPGFTATSMYPLLWDHSGVSFPELVDQLIQLAVERYSSPEVME, from the coding sequence ATGACAAAGCTGCGGGTGGGGTTGCTGTTCGGTGGTTGTTCGGGAGAACATGAAGTATCGATCAGTTCAGCGCGGGCGATCGCCAAAGCTTTGAGTGCAGGGCAAAATGCTAGCAAATACGAAATCTTGCCTTTCTACATCCAAAAAGATGGACGCTGGCTGGCAGGAGATGTGCCACAACAAGTCTTAGAATCAGGAAAGCCGCAGCAATTGCCTGACTCTGCATCCGATCCTCAATTAAAAAGTGATAGTTCGCAATTGTCAGTTACAAATACGCAATCTCTGAGTCGTTGGCAATCTCTTTCCCAGGTTGGGGAAGTGGAAGTTTGGTTTCCGATTCTCCACGGCCCTAACGGTGAAGATGGTACAATTCAAGGCTTGCTGACTTTGATGCAAGTGCCTTTTGTTGGCTCTGGGGTATTGGGATCGGCACTGGGAATGGATAAAATTGCCATGAAAATGGCTTTTGCCCAAGCTGGACTGCCACAAGTCAAATACAAGGTGGTGAATCGTTGCCAAATTTGGTCGAATCCTTGTATTTTCCCGAAACTGTGTGATGAAATTGAAGCAACCTTGGATTATCCCTGCTTTGTCAAACCTGCAAATTTAGGTTCATCGGTAGGAATTGCCAAAGTGCGATCGCGGCAAGAATTAGAAGCAGCGTTGGATAATGCTGCTAGTTACGATCGCCGCATTATTATCGAAGCTGGAGTTGTAGCCCGAGAATTGGAATGTGCTGTTTTAGGCAACGACCAACCTAAAGCTTCTGTGGTCGGTGAAATTACTTACAAAAGTGATTTTTACGACTATGAAACTAAATATACAGAGGGTAAAGCAGATTTAGTCATACCTGCACCAGTACCAGATATTGTTACCCGTCAAATTCAAGAAATGGCTTTGCAAGCTTTTGCAGCCGTTGATGCTGCTGGATTAGCCAGGGTAGACTTTTTCTACGTGGAAGCCACAGGTGAAGTATTGATTAATGAAATCAATACTCTACCGGGTTTTACAGCGACGAGTATGTATCCTCTACTCTGGGATCATAGTGGTGTCTCCTTTCCAGAATTAGTTGACCAATTGATTCAATTGGCTGTTGAAAGATACTCTTCACCAGAAGTCATGGAATAG
- a CDS encoding type I restriction enzyme endonuclease domain-containing protein — MPNSQQHCHHKEGVRAKLRVTVKRLLKKYGYPPDKQEKATTIVLQQAELLCKNWIS, encoded by the coding sequence GTGCCCAATTCACAGCAGCATTGCCACCACAAGGAAGGAGTACGGGCGAAGCTGCGGGTAACGGTTAAAAGGCTACTGAAGAAATACGGCTATCCTCCTGATAAGCAGGAAAAGGCAACTACGATCGTTTTGCAGCAGGCTGAGTTGCTGTGTAAGAACTGGATATCTTAG
- the lipA gene encoding lipoyl synthase has protein sequence MIVKPDWLRVKAPQWERVGNVKEILRDLALNTVCEEASCPNIGECFNAGTATFLIMGPACTRACPYCDIDFEKKPKPLDPTEPPRLAEAVRRMKLNHVVITSVNRDDLPDGGALQFSRCIEAIRTISPKTTIEVLIPDLCGNWEALELILQAQPEVLNHNTETVLRLYRRVRPQGNYDRTLELLKRSRQLAPSIYTKSGIMVGLGETDEEIRQVMRDLRAVDCDILTIGQYLQPTQKHLKVDQFIHPDQFAAWKSFGEELGFLQVVSSPLTRSSYHAEQVRELMQRYPRK, from the coding sequence GTGATTGTTAAGCCAGACTGGTTACGAGTAAAAGCACCTCAGTGGGAGCGTGTTGGTAATGTTAAAGAAATTTTACGGGATTTAGCCCTGAATACTGTTTGCGAGGAAGCGTCCTGTCCGAATATTGGTGAGTGCTTCAATGCTGGTACAGCAACGTTTTTGATTATGGGGCCAGCTTGTACGCGTGCCTGTCCATACTGCGATATTGACTTTGAGAAAAAACCCAAACCCCTAGACCCTACCGAACCCCCACGACTGGCAGAAGCTGTGCGTCGCATGAAACTAAATCATGTGGTGATCACTTCTGTAAACCGAGATGACTTGCCAGATGGGGGTGCGTTGCAGTTTAGCCGTTGTATAGAAGCAATTCGCACTATCTCACCCAAAACCACTATCGAAGTATTAATTCCTGACCTGTGCGGTAACTGGGAAGCGCTGGAGTTAATTCTCCAAGCCCAACCAGAAGTTCTTAACCATAATACGGAAACAGTTCTGCGTTTGTATCGTCGCGTCCGTCCTCAAGGCAATTACGATCGCACACTGGAATTACTAAAGCGATCGCGTCAACTTGCGCCTTCTATTTATACTAAATCCGGTATCATGGTCGGGCTGGGCGAAACTGATGAGGAGATTCGCCAAGTCATGCGAGATTTACGCGCAGTAGATTGTGATATTTTGACGATTGGACAATATCTCCAACCCACTCAAAAACACTTAAAAGTAGATCAGTTTATCCACCCAGACCAATTTGCTGCTTGGAAGTCATTCGGAGAAGAATTAGGATTCTTACAAGTTGTCTCTTCACCCTTGACAAGAAGCTCATATCATGCAGAGCAAGTCAGGGAATTGATGCAGCGTTATCCCCGCAAATGA
- a CDS encoding NAD(P)H-dependent glycerol-3-phosphate dehydrogenase, with protein MTNPKSVVILGAGAWGSALATVATANDHPVRLWSRRGSETLAAVLEGADIILSAVSMKGVRDVISQVQSLPFSQEIIFVTATKGLDLQTTCTPSQIWQEAFPKNPVVVLSGPNLSQEIQQELPAATVVASSITSAAEVVQLVFSSNRFRVYTNADPLGVELGGTLKNVIAIAAGVCDGLQLGTNAKAALVTRGLTEMVRIGIHWGAKPETFYGLSGLGDLLATCNSPLSRNYQVGYQLGCGKTLTEILAHLQGTAEGINTTEVLMVRSKQQNISMPITEQVYRLLQGEITSRQALEELMLRDIKPEYNY; from the coding sequence ATGACAAATCCAAAATCAGTAGTAATTCTGGGTGCGGGTGCTTGGGGAAGTGCTTTGGCAACTGTGGCGACAGCCAACGACCATCCAGTACGCCTGTGGTCGCGCCGGGGTTCGGAAACTTTGGCAGCAGTGCTAGAAGGTGCAGATATTATTCTGTCAGCTGTTTCGATGAAGGGTGTTAGAGACGTTATCTCTCAAGTACAGTCTTTACCCTTTTCTCAAGAAATAATTTTTGTCACAGCGACGAAAGGCCTAGATCTCCAGACAACCTGCACACCATCGCAAATTTGGCAAGAAGCTTTCCCCAAAAATCCAGTAGTTGTCCTTTCAGGTCCAAATTTATCTCAAGAAATTCAACAGGAATTACCAGCTGCAACGGTAGTGGCCAGCAGTATCACCAGTGCTGCTGAGGTTGTGCAGTTGGTGTTTTCTTCCAATCGTTTTCGGGTTTATACCAATGCCGATCCCTTGGGAGTGGAACTGGGGGGAACGCTGAAAAACGTAATTGCGATCGCTGCTGGTGTATGTGATGGCTTGCAGTTAGGAACCAATGCCAAAGCTGCTTTAGTCACCCGTGGTTTAACAGAAATGGTTCGCATCGGTATCCATTGGGGTGCAAAGCCGGAAACATTCTATGGTTTGTCTGGTTTAGGAGACTTGCTTGCTACTTGTAATAGTCCCTTAAGTCGCAATTACCAAGTTGGCTACCAACTCGGTTGTGGCAAAACCCTCACAGAAATTCTCGCTCACTTACAAGGAACCGCTGAAGGAATTAACACCACAGAGGTTTTGATGGTGAGATCCAAGCAGCAAAACATTTCCATGCCTATTACCGAGCAAGTGTATCGCTTACTCCAAGGTGAAATCACTTCTCGACAGGCGCTTGAGGAACTGATGCTACGAGATATTAAGCCGGAATATAACTACTAA
- the sigC gene encoding RNA polymerase sigma factor SigC — MPATSFYADAAYESQQSPQMFDPDLTLDETALPVDDLEELEMVSSDPTSFAVGANRRSTDLVRLYLQEIGRVRLLGRDEEVSEAQKVQRYLRMRIVLSNAAKQGDEILIPYLRVIEIQERLASELGHRPSIERWARAAGVDVFELKQILGQGKRRWAEIAKLTVEELEKIQSDGLQSKEHMIKANLRLVVSVAKKYQNRGLELLDLVQEGTLGLERAVEKFDPTKGYRFSTYAYWWIRQGITRAIATSSRTIRLPVHITEKLNKIKKAQRKIAQEKGRTPTLEDLAQELEMTPAQVREVLLRVPRSVSLETKVGKDKDTELGELLETDGVTPEDMLMRESLQIDLQNLLADLTSRERDVILMRFGLADGHPYSLAEIGRALDLSRERVRQIESKALQKLRQPKRRNLIRDYLESLS, encoded by the coding sequence ATGCCAGCAACATCTTTTTACGCAGATGCCGCCTACGAATCCCAACAATCCCCCCAAATGTTCGACCCGGATTTGACACTCGATGAAACTGCACTGCCAGTAGACGATCTGGAAGAGTTGGAGATGGTTTCTTCCGACCCTACTAGCTTTGCTGTTGGTGCGAACCGTCGCAGCACAGACTTGGTACGTCTATATCTTCAGGAAATTGGTCGGGTTCGGCTGTTAGGGCGGGATGAAGAGGTTTCAGAAGCTCAAAAAGTTCAGCGCTACTTGCGGATGCGGATAGTTTTGTCTAATGCTGCCAAGCAAGGAGATGAAATACTCATACCCTATCTACGGGTAATTGAAATTCAGGAGCGTCTGGCATCGGAACTGGGACATCGTCCTTCTATAGAACGGTGGGCTCGTGCTGCTGGTGTAGACGTGTTCGAGCTCAAGCAAATTTTAGGACAGGGAAAACGGCGCTGGGCTGAAATTGCCAAGTTGACTGTGGAGGAACTGGAAAAAATTCAAAGTGATGGACTCCAGTCCAAAGAACACATGATTAAGGCAAACCTCCGTCTAGTTGTATCTGTTGCTAAGAAGTATCAAAATCGCGGTTTGGAATTGTTAGATCTAGTCCAAGAAGGTACTCTGGGCTTGGAGCGAGCAGTAGAGAAATTTGACCCAACCAAAGGTTATCGCTTCAGCACTTACGCTTACTGGTGGATTCGTCAAGGAATCACAAGGGCGATCGCTACTTCTAGCCGCACAATTCGCTTACCTGTTCACATTACAGAAAAGCTGAACAAAATCAAAAAAGCTCAACGTAAAATTGCCCAAGAAAAAGGTCGCACTCCGACTCTTGAAGATCTGGCACAAGAGTTAGAAATGACACCTGCCCAAGTACGGGAAGTATTATTAAGAGTGCCTCGCTCTGTTTCTTTGGAAACCAAAGTTGGTAAAGATAAAGACACAGAGTTAGGTGAATTGCTTGAAACAGACGGAGTTACACCAGAGGATATGTTAATGCGAGAATCTTTACAAATAGACTTGCAGAATCTTTTGGCAGATTTAACAAGCCGCGAACGAGATGTAATTCTGATGAGGTTTGGACTAGCAGATGGTCATCCTTACTCGCTGGCAGAAATCGGACGTGCTCTTGACCTATCACGGGAACGAGTACGCCAAATTGAATCCAAAGCACTGCAAAAGCTACGCCAACCGAAGCGGCGCAACCTGATCCGTGACTATTTGGAGTCTCTTAGTTAG
- a CDS encoding Fur family transcriptional regulator, protein MTVYTATSLKAELNERGWRLTPQRETILHIFQDLPQGEHLSAEDLYHRLEADGEGISLSTIYRTLKLMARMGILRELELGEGHKHYELNQPYPHHHHHLICVRCNTTIEFKNDSILKIGAKTAQKEGYQLLDCQLTIHAICPKCQRALMPM, encoded by the coding sequence ATGACGGTCTATACAGCAACTTCACTCAAGGCAGAACTTAACGAACGCGGCTGGCGATTAACTCCCCAGCGAGAAACAATTCTACACATTTTTCAGGATCTTCCGCAAGGTGAACATCTCAGTGCTGAGGATTTGTATCATCGGCTAGAAGCTGATGGTGAAGGAATCAGCCTGTCAACTATTTATCGCACTCTCAAGTTGATGGCACGGATGGGAATTTTGCGAGAACTAGAACTGGGAGAGGGCCATAAACATTATGAATTGAACCAGCCCTATCCCCATCATCACCATCATCTGATTTGTGTAAGGTGCAACACGACTATAGAGTTCAAAAACGACTCTATTTTAAAAATTGGTGCGAAAACTGCCCAAAAAGAAGGCTATCAACTTCTTGATTGCCAGCTAACAATCCATGCAATTTGTCCTAAGTGCCAGCGGGCATTGATGCCAATGTAG
- a CDS encoding peptidoglycan-binding domain-containing protein — protein MDNLAYLHVAFAYEESPSSELISFSSLLKNAPAPEWRRLSGKAWKHMLPLVLALSILSIVGSAFALERGDQGPSVRYLQQRLKNAGFYEAPITQVYDFDTEAAVRRFQRSAGLKVNGVAGSTTLQKLDNWQQGTVSRQGKKTSTASTQTPKLSTVSTQTRTSSTVKTATTKRRSSNLLRKGDEGEAVRTLQERLRIAGYYYGKATGIFGPITEESVKRFQEAYNLDVDGIVGPATLRKLPGVGVGYGDETPKKVKNVDNLSEGDRGEAVRVLQEQLIKAGYLQGEPNGYYGPYTAEAVQRFQADNSLTVSGVAGPTTRAKLHSVVNSTSKSEFNTLEIQRRLQTRGFYKGPLNGVMGDDTKRAIKQAQEFYGISLSDVRSGSF, from the coding sequence ATGGACAATCTTGCGTATTTGCACGTAGCTTTTGCATACGAAGAATCTCCATCCAGTGAATTGATTTCCTTCAGTTCTTTATTAAAGAATGCGCCAGCACCTGAGTGGAGACGTCTTTCTGGCAAGGCTTGGAAGCATATGCTCCCCCTTGTTCTGGCATTATCTATTCTGAGTATTGTTGGTAGTGCTTTTGCACTAGAAAGAGGAGATCAAGGCCCTTCTGTTCGCTACTTGCAACAACGATTAAAAAATGCAGGCTTTTATGAAGCTCCCATTACACAAGTCTATGACTTTGATACTGAAGCTGCTGTTCGGCGCTTTCAAAGATCTGCTGGCTTAAAAGTGAATGGTGTCGCAGGATCAACCACCCTACAAAAATTAGATAACTGGCAGCAAGGTACAGTAAGTCGTCAAGGCAAAAAAACCAGTACTGCGAGTACCCAAACTCCAAAACTCAGTACTGTCAGTACTCAAACTCGAACAAGCAGTACTGTGAAGACTGCAACTACTAAACGCCGTAGTTCCAATTTATTGCGGAAAGGTGATGAAGGCGAAGCAGTCAGAACTTTACAAGAACGGTTACGAATAGCAGGTTATTATTACGGTAAAGCTACGGGAATATTTGGTCCAATTACCGAAGAATCTGTGAAGCGGTTTCAAGAAGCTTACAATTTAGACGTTGACGGTATTGTTGGGCCAGCAACACTCCGCAAATTACCAGGAGTTGGCGTTGGTTATGGAGACGAAACACCCAAAAAAGTTAAAAATGTAGATAATCTCAGCGAAGGCGATCGCGGTGAAGCTGTCAGAGTTCTTCAGGAACAGCTAATTAAAGCCGGATATTTACAGGGAGAGCCAAACGGCTACTACGGGCCCTACACCGCAGAGGCTGTACAGCGGTTTCAAGCTGATAATTCCTTGACAGTAAGTGGTGTTGCAGGCCCAACTACCCGAGCCAAATTGCACAGTGTAGTGAACTCTACTTCCAAAAGCGAATTTAATACTCTGGAGATTCAAAGGCGACTACAGACGCGCGGCTTTTATAAAGGACCTCTAAATGGGGTGATGGGGGATGATACCAAGCGAGCTATTAAACAAGCTCAAGAATTTTATGGCATCAGCCTCAGTGACGTGAGAAGCGGAAGCTTCTAG
- the cobN gene encoding cobaltochelatase subunit CobN: protein MHRISTTSGGWNPQSEGVSFIEQTPAPFVLLTAADTDIQTLAAAVPHLSATFPEFRVANLLNLQHQISIDTYAEQVLELAQVIVLRLLGGRSYWAYGLEVVQEIVQRNGTTLIVMPGDDALDPDLISHSTLPLSTVNQIWRYFSEGGVENIVNALEFIADTCLLTSFNPPPPKSVPRVGLYYWQGEEGVMGKGQGKKQEREGEKGKGERLINSFTLYPLTFTQFSIPNPQSPLPLIPTKSGRGGPEFPNPQSPKVGILFYRAHYLAGNTKVIDALCQALAQRNLEPVPVFVSSLREIDVQQELSEFFQPKDSNQIALLLNTTSFSLARLETEVPQIDLWQKLDVPVLQVIVSGGSLEQWQSQFQGLAPRDIAMNVALPEVDGRIISRAVSFKAVQTRHPQLETDVVVYEPVRDRIEFVAELAANWVRLRSKPPQERRVALILANYPTRDGRLANGVGLDTPASCVEIIKALSDDGYEVEDMPNTSDELIQRLTAGITNDPEGRELRPVWQSVSTQEYQEYFASLPEGVQQGICERWGSVFETNRRGVEDTEERETENSFPPSPPLPLSHSFPIPGIQLGNIFVGIQPARGYDIDPSLNYHAPDLEPTHAYLAFYYWVRECFGADAVIHVGKHGNLEWLPGKSVALSSSCYPEVALGALPHLYPFIVNDPGEGSQAKRRAQAVIVAHLTPPLTRAELYGALQQLENLIDEYYEAESLDPQRLPVIYDRIRELVVKENLHCDLEIGNRVGGIGNPITNDQLPITKIDGYLCELKEAQIRDGLHIFGQCPTGRQLRDLIVAIARHPNRHHIGITRAIAQDLSLDFDPLTADFSTQLSANICKILLEKFQRTCYTIGDAVEVLEAHAAKLVENLITPPITPSPHLPTSSILHWIHSHLLPSLQKTHQEITHLLRGLDGRYVPSGPAGAPTRGRPEVLPTGNNFYSVDIRAIPTETAWDVGRKAAETLIECYTQEHGEYPKTLGLSMWGTATMRTGGDDIAEALALLGVQPVWDGAARRVVDFEILPLSVLGRPRVDVTLRISGFFRDAFPNLIDLFDQAVVAVAALNEPPEQNPLAAQVHQETDFWTRQGLSLEEAQVRSRYRIFGSKPGAYGAGLQGLIESQNWIDDQDLARAYINWSCYAYTSRRGGEGERGRKREEGNDRNNSSTLPLPHSPTPPLPHSSLQGISAPEAFEQRLAQMQVVLHNQDNREHDILDSDDYYQFQGGLTAAVRSVQGQNPQTYFGDNSLGAKPRVRRLKEEIARVFRSRVVNPKWIAGVMRHGYKGAFEMAATVDYLFAYDVTTKCVEDHMYEGIAQAYLFDAAVSEFIQSKNPHALRDIAERLLEANKRGLWENASILTLERLRNLVHQAEAIIEQK from the coding sequence ATGCATCGTATTAGTACCACCTCAGGAGGTTGGAACCCTCAGTCAGAAGGTGTAAGTTTTATAGAACAAACTCCAGCTCCGTTTGTACTACTTACGGCTGCTGATACCGATATTCAAACTCTCGCAGCTGCGGTTCCCCACTTAAGCGCAACATTTCCTGAGTTTAGAGTTGCTAACCTATTGAACTTGCAGCATCAAATTAGCATTGATACTTATGCTGAGCAAGTTTTAGAGCTTGCCCAAGTAATTGTTCTGCGCTTGCTAGGAGGGCGTTCCTACTGGGCCTATGGGTTAGAAGTAGTCCAGGAAATTGTGCAACGCAATGGTACAACCCTAATTGTAATGCCAGGAGATGATGCTCTCGATCCTGATTTAATATCTCACTCTACTTTACCTTTAAGTACTGTTAACCAAATATGGCGTTATTTCAGTGAGGGTGGTGTAGAAAATATCGTCAACGCTTTGGAATTTATCGCCGATACTTGCCTGTTGACTTCGTTTAATCCGCCACCTCCCAAGTCAGTTCCACGTGTCGGGTTGTATTACTGGCAAGGGGAAGAAGGGGTAATGGGCAAGGGGCAAGGGAAAAAACAAGAGAGGGAAGGGGAAAAGGGGAAAGGTGAAAGGTTAATAAATTCCTTTACCCTTTACCCTTTAACCTTTACCCAATTCTCAATTCCCAATCCCCAATCCCCATTGCCCCTAATCCCCACTAAGAGCGGTCGTGGGGGCCCCGAGTTCCCCAATCCCCAATCCCCTAAAGTCGGCATCCTCTTCTACCGTGCCCATTATCTGGCAGGAAACACCAAGGTAATCGATGCTTTGTGTCAAGCCTTGGCACAGCGAAATTTAGAACCAGTTCCAGTTTTTGTTTCTTCGTTACGTGAAATCGATGTCCAACAAGAGTTGAGCGAGTTTTTCCAACCTAAAGACTCAAACCAAATTGCCTTGCTGCTGAATACAACCAGTTTTTCTCTAGCACGATTGGAAACAGAAGTACCTCAAATCGATCTGTGGCAAAAATTGGATGTACCTGTATTGCAGGTAATCGTCAGTGGCGGATCGTTGGAACAGTGGCAGTCCCAGTTTCAGGGGCTTGCGCCCCGCGATATCGCCATGAATGTGGCACTGCCAGAAGTCGATGGACGGATTATTAGTCGGGCTGTGTCTTTTAAGGCTGTGCAAACCCGGCATCCTCAATTAGAAACTGATGTGGTGGTTTATGAACCCGTGCGCGATCGCATTGAGTTTGTTGCTGAACTAGCAGCTAATTGGGTACGCCTGCGTTCTAAGCCGCCCCAAGAACGGCGCGTAGCTCTAATTTTGGCTAATTACCCCACCCGCGATGGGCGTCTTGCCAATGGTGTAGGTTTGGATACTCCAGCTAGTTGCGTGGAAATTATCAAAGCTTTATCTGACGATGGGTATGAGGTGGAAGACATGCCTAATACTAGTGACGAATTAATACAACGTCTTACTGCTGGGATAACGAACGATCCAGAAGGTAGGGAGTTGCGTCCGGTGTGGCAAAGTGTTTCTACCCAGGAGTATCAGGAGTATTTCGCTTCTTTGCCGGAAGGTGTGCAACAGGGTATTTGCGAAAGATGGGGAAGTGTTTTTGAAACGAACCGCAGAGGCGTAGAGGACACAGAGGAGAGAGAAACTGAGAATTCTTTTCCCCCCTCTCCCCCTCTCCCCCTGTCCCACTCCTTCCCCATTCCCGGTATTCAACTCGGTAACATCTTCGTGGGAATTCAGCCTGCGCGTGGCTATGATATTGACCCCAGTTTGAATTATCATGCGCCAGATTTGGAACCAACCCATGCTTATTTAGCTTTTTATTACTGGGTGAGGGAATGTTTCGGCGCGGATGCTGTTATTCATGTAGGCAAACATGGAAATCTTGAATGGCTACCAGGTAAAAGTGTGGCTTTATCGAGTAGTTGTTATCCAGAAGTGGCTTTGGGGGCGCTGCCACATTTGTATCCGTTTATTGTCAACGATCCTGGTGAGGGTTCGCAAGCTAAACGTCGCGCCCAAGCGGTAATTGTGGCTCACCTCACACCGCCGTTGACTCGTGCAGAACTATACGGTGCTTTGCAACAGTTGGAAAATTTAATTGATGAGTATTATGAAGCAGAAAGTTTAGATCCACAACGTTTGCCTGTAATTTACGATCGCATTCGAGAACTGGTTGTTAAAGAAAATCTTCACTGTGATTTGGAAATCGGGAATAGGGTTGGGGGAATAGGGAACCCAATTACCAATGACCAATTACCAATTACCAAAATAGACGGTTATCTTTGTGAGTTGAAAGAAGCTCAAATCCGCGATGGTTTGCATATTTTTGGGCAATGTCCAACCGGAAGGCAATTACGAGATTTAATTGTAGCGATCGCCCGTCATCCCAATCGCCATCATATCGGGATTACCCGTGCCATAGCTCAAGATTTAAGCTTAGATTTTGACCCCTTGACAGCAGATTTCAGCACTCAGCTATCAGCTAACATCTGTAAGATTCTGTTGGAAAAATTTCAGCGTACCTGTTACACCATCGGCGACGCAGTTGAAGTCTTAGAAGCACACGCCGCTAAACTCGTAGAAAATCTCATCACTCCCCCCATCACCCCATCACCCCACCTCCCCACCTCCTCTATCCTCCACTGGATACACTCCCACCTCCTTCCTTCTTTGCAAAAAACCCACCAAGAAATAACTCACTTGCTGCGTGGACTGGATGGTAGGTATGTTCCCAGTGGCCCTGCTGGCGCACCTACGCGAGGGCGTCCGGAAGTATTGCCTACTGGCAATAATTTTTACTCTGTTGACATTCGTGCTATTCCCACAGAAACAGCTTGGGATGTTGGCAGAAAAGCAGCTGAAACTCTAATAGAATGCTATACCCAAGAGCATGGTGAGTATCCAAAAACACTGGGATTATCTATGTGGGGAACAGCCACAATGCGGACTGGCGGTGATGATATTGCCGAAGCTTTGGCTTTGCTGGGTGTGCAGCCTGTTTGGGATGGTGCAGCACGGCGAGTAGTGGATTTTGAAATTTTGCCACTATCAGTTTTGGGACGTCCCCGTGTGGATGTAACATTACGGATATCTGGGTTTTTTCGAGATGCTTTTCCTAATTTGATAGATTTATTTGACCAAGCAGTGGTAGCAGTGGCTGCCTTGAACGAACCGCCAGAACAAAATCCTTTAGCAGCGCAAGTTCATCAAGAAACAGATTTTTGGACAAGACAAGGCTTGAGTTTAGAAGAAGCACAAGTGCGATCGCGCTATCGGATCTTTGGTTCTAAACCAGGTGCTTACGGTGCTGGATTACAAGGCTTAATTGAATCGCAAAACTGGATAGATGACCAGGATTTAGCACGCGCCTACATTAACTGGAGTTGCTACGCCTACACCTCAAGAAGAGGGGGTGAGGGAGAGAGAGGGAGAAAGAGAGAAGAGGGGAATGATCGCAACAATTCTTCCACTCTCCCACTCCCCCACTCCCCCACTCCCCCACTCCCCCACTCCTCCCTACAGGGAATTTCTGCTCCTGAAGCTTTTGAGCAACGTCTAGCGCAGATGCAAGTTGTGCTGCATAATCAAGACAATCGCGAACACGACATACTCGATTCCGATGATTACTATCAATTTCAAGGTGGTTTAACAGCGGCAGTACGTTCTGTACAGGGACAAAATCCCCAAACTTATTTTGGTGATAATTCATTAGGTGCTAAACCGCGAGTCCGCCGACTAAAAGAAGAAATCGCAAGAGTGTTTCGTTCTCGCGTAGTAAATCCTAAATGGATAGCAGGAGTTATGCGCCACGGTTATAAAGGTGCATTTGAAATGGCGGCTACGGTAGATTATTTATTTGCCTATGATGTCACAACCAAATGTGTGGAAGATCACATGTATGAGGGAATAGCACAGGCGTACTTATTCGATGCCGCTGTCAGTGAATTTATCCAGAGTAAAAACCCCCATGCACTGCGTGATATTGCTGAGAGATTATTGGAAGCAAACAAACGCGGTTTATGGGAAAATGCAAGTATACTGACACTAGAACGTTTGAGAAACTTAGTTCATCAAGCCGAAGCGATAATAGAACAAAAATAA